A genomic window from Mycobacteriales bacterium includes:
- a CDS encoding DEAD/DEAH box helicase, translating into MTTFAEIGVLPETVAALAAQDIHSPFAIQELAIPLALQGHDLIGQARTGTGKTLAFGVPLLQRLEVPGDRLPQALVVVPTRELAVQVAEDLEKAGATRGIRVLTIYGGRAYEPQIEALAKGIDVAVGTPGRLLDLAQQKALDLSQVRTLVLDEADRMLDLGFLPDVERILALVPDERQSMLFSATMPAEIVTLSRRYLNQPTHVRAEMPDETATVPATQQHVLQTHNLDKIEVLARLLQAEGRGLAMVFCRTKRMVDRVAGDLAERGFAAAAVHGDLGQGARERSLRAFRNGKIDVLVATDVAARGIDVEGVTHVVNYDCPEDEKAYLHRIGRTGRAGGSGVAVTFVDWAEQVRWKLINNALDLPFPEPVETYSTSPHLYTELSIPAGTGGTLPEDRRVRAGLTAEKLEDLGETGRSHREPRSGGRQRGSSESSGRGASGDRRRSAGHAAGEPAEASTERERPARRRRGGRTRTRSGEPLATAAEPTAANAPSTHPDHADAADRLGAQRAAGPTPARRRRRRRSGQVSTGTVGTGYEGTEAESA; encoded by the coding sequence TTGACCACGTTCGCCGAGATCGGCGTCCTGCCCGAGACCGTCGCCGCGCTAGCGGCCCAAGACATCCACTCCCCCTTCGCGATCCAGGAGCTGGCGATCCCGCTGGCGCTGCAGGGTCACGACCTGATCGGCCAGGCCCGCACGGGCACCGGAAAGACCCTGGCCTTCGGCGTACCGCTGCTGCAACGGCTGGAGGTGCCCGGCGACCGCCTGCCGCAGGCGCTGGTCGTCGTGCCGACCCGCGAGCTCGCGGTGCAGGTCGCCGAGGACCTCGAGAAGGCCGGTGCGACCCGCGGCATACGCGTGCTCACCATCTACGGCGGCCGGGCCTACGAGCCGCAGATCGAGGCGCTGGCCAAGGGAATCGACGTCGCGGTCGGCACGCCCGGCCGGCTGCTCGACCTCGCCCAGCAGAAGGCGCTGGACCTGTCGCAGGTCCGCACCCTGGTCCTCGACGAGGCCGACCGGATGCTCGACCTCGGGTTCCTCCCCGACGTCGAGCGGATCCTCGCGCTGGTGCCCGACGAGCGGCAGTCGATGCTGTTCTCGGCCACCATGCCCGCCGAGATCGTCACGCTGTCCCGGCGCTACCTGAACCAACCGACGCACGTGCGCGCCGAGATGCCCGACGAGACGGCGACGGTGCCCGCGACGCAGCAGCACGTCTTGCAGACCCACAACCTCGACAAGATCGAGGTCCTCGCGCGGCTGCTCCAGGCCGAGGGCCGCGGTCTCGCGATGGTCTTCTGCCGCACCAAGCGGATGGTCGACCGGGTCGCCGGCGACCTCGCCGAGCGCGGGTTCGCGGCCGCTGCCGTGCACGGCGACCTCGGCCAGGGCGCGCGCGAGCGCTCGCTGCGGGCGTTCCGCAACGGCAAGATCGACGTGCTGGTCGCCACCGACGTGGCCGCCCGCGGCATCGACGTCGAGGGCGTGACCCACGTCGTCAACTACGACTGCCCAGAGGACGAGAAGGCCTACCTGCACCGCATCGGCCGCACCGGCCGGGCCGGCGGGTCCGGCGTCGCGGTGACGTTCGTCGACTGGGCCGAGCAGGTCCGCTGGAAGCTCATCAACAACGCGCTCGACCTGCCGTTCCCCGAGCCGGTCGAGACCTACTCGACCTCGCCGCACCTCTACACCGAGCTGTCGATCCCGGCCGGGACCGGCGGCACGCTGCCGGAGGACCGCCGTGTCCGCGCGGGGCTGACGGCGGAGAAGCTCGAGGACCTGGGCGAGACCGGGCGCTCGCACCGGGAGCCGCGGTCGGGCGGCCGGCAGCGCGGCTCCTCCGAGAGTTCAGGTCGTGGCGCGAGCGGCGATCGCCGCCGGTCCGCCGGCCACGCCGCCGGCGAGCCCGCCGAGGCCTCCACCGAGCGGGAGCGGCCGGCGCGGCGCCGTCGCGGCGGGCGCACGCGCACCCGGTCCGGCGAGCCGCTCGCGACGGCCGCGGAGCCCACCGCAGCCAACGCCCCTTCGACGCATCCCGACCATGCCGACGCGGCCGATCGCCTGGGTGCCCAGCGCGCGGCCGGCCCGACGCCGGCACGGCGCCGTCGCCGCCGCCGCTCGGGCCAGGTGTCGACCGGCACGGTCGGCACGGGCTACGAGGGCACCGAGGCCGAGTCCGCCTGA
- a CDS encoding ferritin-like fold-containing protein: protein MTTTPGAGMDPETYRQAVIDLLGVLAYAELTAFERLAADAKLAPTISDKAALAGMAAAEFAHFRRLHDRLEEMGVNAEDAMRPFVAPLEAWHESTATSDWVEGLVTAYVGDSIAADFYREVAEYVDADTKALVLEVLADTGHAGFAVERVRQFTTDDPTAAGRLALWARRLVGEALTQAQRVAVDREALARLLVGGSGDIAEVARLLTRLTDRHSQRMAALGLSA from the coding sequence GTGACCACCACCCCGGGCGCCGGCATGGACCCCGAGACCTACCGGCAGGCAGTGATCGATCTCCTCGGGGTGCTGGCCTACGCCGAGCTCACGGCGTTCGAGCGGCTGGCCGCCGACGCCAAGCTCGCGCCGACGATCTCCGACAAGGCTGCGCTGGCGGGGATGGCGGCGGCGGAGTTCGCCCACTTCCGCCGGCTGCACGACCGCCTCGAGGAGATGGGGGTCAACGCCGAGGACGCCATGCGCCCGTTCGTCGCCCCGCTCGAGGCCTGGCACGAGTCGACGGCGACGTCGGACTGGGTCGAGGGGCTCGTCACGGCCTACGTCGGCGACTCGATCGCCGCCGACTTCTACCGCGAGGTGGCGGAGTACGTCGACGCCGACACGAAGGCGCTCGTGCTGGAGGTGCTCGCCGACACCGGGCACGCGGGGTTCGCGGTCGAGCGGGTGCGGCAGTTCACCACCGACGACCCGACGGCAGCCGGCCGGCTGGCGCTGTGGGCGCGCCGGCTCGTGGGGGAGGCGCTGACCCAGGCACAGCGGGTGGCCGTGGACCGCGAGGCGCTGGCCCGCCTGCTCGTGGGCGGCAGCGGCGACATCGCCGAGGTGGCTCGGCTGCTGACCCGGCTCACCGACCGGCACTCGCAGCGGATGGCCGCGCTCGGCCTGTCGGCCTGA
- a CDS encoding DUF3107 domain-containing protein produces MEVKIGVQYAPRELTVESAQTADEIEKAVAAAVKTGSGGVLSLVDEKGRRVLVPAEKLAYVEIAESETRRVGFGAV; encoded by the coding sequence GTGGAGGTCAAGATCGGGGTGCAGTACGCCCCCCGCGAGCTCACCGTCGAGAGCGCCCAGACCGCCGACGAGATCGAGAAGGCCGTCGCGGCCGCGGTGAAGACCGGCTCGGGCGGCGTGCTCTCGCTCGTCGACGAGAAGGGCCGTCGCGTCCTGGTGCCGGCCGAGAAGTTGGCCTACGTCGAGATCGCGGAGTCGGAGACCCGGCGGGTGGGCTTCGGCGCGGTCTGA
- a CDS encoding TetR/AcrR family transcriptional regulator — MSEEPSASRRRLPRSARRRQLLTAAQEVFVAQGYHAAAMDDIAEVAGVSKPVLYQHFPGKLELYLALLDEHCDALARAVRKALASTTDNRLRVAESIRAYYDFVSDESGAFRLVFESDLRNEPAVRDRVEGSLRSSVQAIADTIAADTGLSGGEAELLSCGLEGLAEISARWWMSVGAEQHLDKERAIALMTGLAWRGISGFPRAEPQPETGH, encoded by the coding sequence CTGAGCGAGGAGCCTTCCGCGTCACGCCGGCGGCTGCCCCGCAGCGCCCGGCGCCGCCAGCTGCTGACCGCGGCCCAGGAGGTCTTCGTCGCGCAGGGCTACCACGCCGCGGCGATGGACGACATCGCCGAGGTCGCCGGGGTCAGCAAACCCGTGCTCTACCAGCACTTTCCGGGCAAGCTCGAGCTCTACCTCGCGCTGCTCGACGAGCACTGCGACGCGTTGGCGCGTGCCGTCCGCAAGGCGCTCGCGTCGACGACCGACAACCGGCTTCGGGTCGCCGAGAGCATCCGCGCCTACTACGACTTCGTCAGCGACGAGAGCGGCGCGTTCCGGCTGGTGTTCGAGTCGGACCTGCGCAACGAGCCCGCTGTCCGCGACCGGGTCGAGGGGTCCCTGCGCTCGTCGGTCCAGGCGATCGCCGACACGATCGCGGCCGACACCGGCCTGTCGGGGGGCGAGGCCGAGCTGCTGTCCTGCGGGCTCGAGGGCCTCGCGGAGATCAGCGCCCGCTGGTGGATGAGCGTCGGCGCGGAGCAGCACCTCGACAAGGAGCGCGCGATCGCGCTGATGACCGGCCTGGCCTGGCGGGGCATCTCCGGCTTCCCCCGGGCAGAGCCGCAACCGGAGACCGGTCACTAG
- the ligD gene encoding non-homologous end-joining DNA ligase: protein MSPADPRVTVEVDGRRLSLSNLDKVLYPETGFTKGEVIDYYSRIAPVLLPHLADRPLTFKRYPEGVEAEPFFQKNAPSHAPEWVRTVPLPTPGSTKSRTVTTYAVVCELATLVWAANLATIELHVPMWKVGRDGAAAPPDLMVYDLDPGPPATIVECCEVARLIRAALGEEGLSAWPKTSGSKGLQLYVPLVPGRPWQDVHGYARRLAERLERDRPDLVVSNMKKALRRGKVLVDWSQNNAAKTTVAVYSLRARAAPTVSTPVTWAEVEDCRSPDDLRFTSAEVLARVEEVGDLFAPLLDPDQRLP, encoded by the coding sequence GTGAGCCCGGCTGACCCACGCGTCACGGTCGAGGTCGACGGCCGGCGCCTGTCGCTGTCGAACCTCGACAAGGTGCTCTACCCGGAGACGGGGTTCACCAAGGGCGAGGTCATCGACTACTACTCCCGCATCGCGCCGGTGCTGCTCCCGCACCTCGCCGACCGGCCGCTGACGTTCAAGCGCTACCCCGAGGGCGTCGAGGCGGAGCCGTTCTTCCAGAAGAACGCGCCCTCCCACGCTCCCGAGTGGGTCCGGACCGTGCCGCTGCCGACGCCCGGCTCGACGAAGTCGCGGACGGTGACGACGTACGCCGTGGTCTGCGAGCTCGCCACGCTCGTCTGGGCCGCGAACCTCGCGACGATCGAGTTGCACGTGCCGATGTGGAAGGTCGGCAGGGACGGCGCGGCCGCGCCGCCGGACCTCATGGTCTACGACCTCGACCCGGGCCCACCGGCGACGATCGTCGAGTGCTGCGAGGTGGCGCGGCTGATCCGGGCCGCGCTGGGCGAGGAGGGCCTGTCGGCGTGGCCCAAGACCAGCGGCTCCAAGGGGCTGCAGCTCTACGTGCCGCTCGTCCCCGGACGTCCGTGGCAGGACGTGCACGGCTACGCCCGCCGGCTGGCCGAGCGGCTGGAGCGCGACCGGCCGGACCTGGTGGTGAGCAACATGAAGAAGGCGCTGCGCCGCGGCAAGGTGCTCGTCGACTGGTCCCAGAACAACGCGGCGAAGACGACCGTCGCCGTCTACTCGCTGCGGGCGCGGGCCGCGCCGACCGTGTCGACGCCGGTCACCTGGGCAGAGGTAGAGGATTGCCGCAGTCCGGACGACCTGCGGTTCACGTCGGCCGAGGTGCTCGCCCGGGTCGAGGAGGTCGGCGATCTCTTCGCGCCCTTGCTCGACCCCGATCAGCGCCTTCCCTGA